The DNA window ATAGCGCAGCAACTCCACCGAGGCGAAGAAAGCGTCCATGTCCAGGTGGGCGATGCGGCGGGGGTTCATGATGGTGGAATCCTTCGCCCAGGACGAAATGAGCCCCAGCGCAACGCGACGATGGATACGGTCCATGCGCGATGGTCCGGGGGACGCTGCGGCCACGCGCGATCAGGACTGCAGGGAATTGTTGCATGAAGCGCGAGTGGTCGATGCGGCCCTCAGGCGGCCGCTCGCAGCACCTCCTTGCTTGTGTTGGTGGACTGGCCCTTGGCGTCGTAGCCGGCCAGCTTGCGCGGGCCGTGGAACACGCCCAGCGTGTTGTCCACATAGCGATGCACCCGAACTCGGGTGCGTACGTAGTGGTAGCGCATCTCGTCGGCCGGCAGTTGCAGGCTCATGCCCTCGAAGCTCACGCAGTGGTCGTTGCCCACCGTGCGCTCGTGCTGCTCGCACAGGATGTCGGGCAGACTGCCGCTGAGGAAGGGCACGTAGGCCGTTCCTGGCCGCGTGCTGGCCACGCCGAACTCCCGGTTGTGGCTGTCGCGGTAGACCTGCTCCAGAGACCGGTTGGCGCTGCCCATGTCGGTGATCCCCGCGCGGGCCAGCTCCTGCGGCAGCCGGCCCTGATGCGTCTGGAACGCCCGCTCGCTGCGGCCCCGCGCCTCGGGCGAGTACGCGGCAATGTGCTCGATGCCCAACTGCTTGAGCGCGCGGCCCACCTCGGTGAACTGCTGCTTGTCGACCTTGCCGCCGGCCTGCGGGGTCAGGAAGTCGTGGCTGCCCCGGTCGCTGTACAGGCTGGCGAACAGGCCGTAGCGTGCGATGGTCTGGCCCAGCCCGTGAAAGCTCGACGCCGTGCCCTCCGGTCGCAGAAGAACATGCTCGTGTGCTCGCCTGTGGCGTCGTCCATCGTGACCACCAGGCCCCACACCGCATCAGGGACCCAGCGGTGGGTGCTGGCATCCTGGTGCACCACCATCCCGGGCAGCGGCGCGCGTTCGCGCTTGATGCGGTGCTTGCCCCGGCGCTTGGCCGTTCGGGCCAGGCCCGCCCCTTGCAGCACGGTCTTGAGCCAGCTGTAGCTGCGCGTGCCCTTGAACTCGCTGCGGTACTTGCTGTGAAAGTGCGCCACGTTCCAGCCGGTAAAGCCGCTCTTGTAGGTCTGCACAACACGGTCAATCTCCGCCGCGCCGGCCCGGCGCTTGGAGACCTGGCTCAGCCGCTTGTCGAGCAGGCCCCCCAGCCCGTCGGCCTTGTAGCGCTCGACGTGGCGGCGAAAGCTGCGCTCGCATTGCCCCAGCAGCATCGCCGCCTCGGCCTGCGTCAGCCGCCCGCCCGCCCAGCCCTGGTCTGCCTCTTCGCATCTCATCTTCCGGTTCTCCTGCATGTAGCGGGTCCGGCTCATGGGAGCGTGCATCGCTCCTCCATAAACCGGACAGACTACTTGCTACGAACCGGACAACTCATTTGCTCCCGACATCCCCTGATCTTGATCTTGCTAAATGGCGGGGTCACCGATAGGCTGAGAGCAAACCATCCCATTCATCGACACAACAGCGAGCCCATGCCCACCTACGCCGAATTGCAAGCCCAGATTGCCGCCCTCATCACGCAGGCCGAGGCTGCCCGTCGCAGTGAACTCGCCCGTGTGGTGGCAGAGATCAAGCAGCAGATGGCCGACTACGGCATCACGATGGAGGACTTGGGCGGTCAGCGCGCCAGCTTTCGCAAGGGCAGACCCGCGCCCGTGAAATTTCGTCACCCGGCCACCGGCCAGACCTGGAGCGGGCGTGGCAAGCATCCGCGCTGGCTGGCGGCGGAGATCGCTGCGGGCAAAGAGATCACGGTGTTTGCGACTGCTTGATTAGGCTGGCTGATCAACCCTGCCCTGCTCCGCGACCTACGCAACAATTCGGACATTCCACACGCAAGAGCCAACCCATGCCCAAAGCAGCAGCAGCCCCAAAAACCGCCAAGCCCGCGAACTCGGCTTTCCTCAAGCCTTGAACCGCCTACATGGTCCGCCCAAGGAGAGCAAGTTTTAGCGTTGTGAGAGTTTGAAAGGTTTGCTGCCTTACATCCGGGCTGTTTGTGCAGTTGGTGCTGCTGCCCATGATGGCGATACGCGGTCGGAATTCCTATCTCCGGGTTGTACTTGGGGTACGGGCGGTTCATCGGGATGTTTCCAACCTGGTTTGACCCTCATTCCATCATCACGCCTCTTGCAGGCTCTCCTTCAAAACGGGATCACTCGGTCACGGTCGGGATGTTGTTCAACGCATGCTGATCAGGCGCTCACCGGCTCCAGCGGATTCCACTTGACCCGGTCAAAGCCTGAGCCTTTGGCCAGGACTGCCCACACTGTGCGCGCCATCTTGTTGGCCAGAGCCACCACGACCACGTTGTAGTGGCGCCGCTCCAGCAGCCGAGGGATCC is part of the Thiomonas sp. X19 genome and encodes:
- a CDS encoding helix-turn-helix domain-containing protein, translated to MRCEEADQGWAGGRLTQAEAAMLLGQCERSFRRHVERYKADGLGGLLDKRLSQVSKRRAGAAEIDRVVQTYKSGFTGWNVAHFHSKYRSEFKGTRSYSWLKTVLQGAGLARTAKRRGKHRIKRERAPLPGMVVHQDASTHRWVPDAVWGLVVTMDDATGEHTSMFFCDRRARRRAFTGWARPSHATACSPACTATGAATTS
- a CDS encoding H-NS family nucleoid-associated regulatory protein — protein: MPTYAELQAQIAALITQAEAARRSELARVVAEIKQQMADYGITMEDLGGQRASFRKGRPAPVKFRHPATGQTWSGRGKHPRWLAAEIAAGKEITVFATA